Part of the Planococcus plakortidis genome is shown below.
AGTGGATTGGGGAAGTTCGTAGTTTAATGAGGAATATTATTGCTTGAGATTCCGCTTCAAGGGGACGCTTTCCCTGACAGGGAGGTTTATAGTGAAAGTAAGTGATAGGGGGAGACTCCGCTCCAAGGGGCACGCTTGCCGAGGGGCGGGTGTTGAGCCAAGGTGGCAAAGGGCGCGCCACCATTGTCTCGCCAGCCCGCGCGGCCCCTTTCCGCTTCAACTCTAAGTATAGTGGGGAAATGAAATTCACTGTCACTAAAATTAATATGAATAGTTTTGGACAGCTTTGTAATTGCGTAAAGAATAGCTAGTGAACCATCTTTTCCGCTATCAACTCTAGCTAGGCGTCTTCACCAGCGGACGATTATAATAAAAAAAGACGCGTCCTCGCATGCAACATCCAATGAAATCCAAAAGCCGAACCGCGCAAACGGGCGAGCCGATGCAATAAGACAAGTGTTCTTCTTGGCTTATTGCAAGAGGCCAGCCCAAAGCGGGAGGCGGTTATCTCGTGATAAAATGTATTATGAATTATCCATCTCGCTCTCACGTCTAACTTGCTGCTCCACATTCTGCATTATAAAACAGCAACCGACTGCGAAATGTAGCGTTAATTGGAACAATTCCACAGCTTTTTGCTTAAAAGTTTGCCGCCAAGGGAAAAGAACAGGTAAACTGTTTTGTAAGGAGACGTGATAGAATGATGACGGAGCTGGAATATTTTGAGCATGCCATCTCACTGGAGAAATATATGGCGCAGATGGAATCCAACCAGGAAAAAACCTACGCGATCTATGAAAAATTCGAGTTGCCGGACGATCCGGAATTTATCGATATGTTGAAACAGCAGCAATTGAACATCTTGGCGATTACCGAGGATTGGTGCGGCGATGCGATGATGGTCAACCCGATTCTCCGGAAATTGGCGGAAGCGGCGGATCTCGAAGTCCGCTGCGTTTACCGCGACGACAATCCGGAACTCATGGACCGTTATTTAACG
Proteins encoded:
- a CDS encoding thioredoxin family protein, giving the protein MMTELEYFEHAISLEKYMAQMESNQEKTYAIYEKFELPDDPEFIDMLKQQQLNILAITEDWCGDAMMVNPILRKLAEAADLEVRCVYRDDNPELMDRYLTNGGKSIPKYIFLSESGEVKGSWGPRSPKVQQMVDEKKARLPEKEDPQYELHWKTVIGEISDRFTSDPELWQETYVDIRKSLQKSLA